From one Pseudactinotalea sp. HY158 genomic stretch:
- a CDS encoding polyprenyl synthetase family protein, which produces MTSSLPLGDEALEGLIAGELDRIEARLAHEARSTHPIIADASGHLMSAGGKRLRPVLVMLTSQLGSGIDEAVRQAAVATELTHLATLYHDDVMDSAPLRRGAPSAHEVWGNSVAILVGDLLFARASQLVSELGPVAVRIQADAFERLVLGQLHETLGPGADDDPIAHYLRVLADKTGSLISASAHYGALFAGADAEIIAAVVAYGEKVGVAFQLADDVIDLISDAEVTGKTPGTDLREGVATMPVLLLRAQAARGEIDAAGTDILTALEGDLSDDASLAAALDALRAHPILDESRELARQWAADAVAELAPLPEGPAKDALTSFAGLLVDRLA; this is translated from the coding sequence GTGACCTCGTCCCTGCCCCTCGGCGATGAGGCCCTCGAAGGCCTCATCGCCGGCGAACTGGACCGGATCGAGGCCCGGTTGGCCCACGAGGCGCGCAGCACGCACCCGATCATCGCCGACGCCTCCGGGCACCTGATGAGCGCGGGGGGCAAGCGGCTGCGGCCGGTGCTCGTCATGCTCACCTCCCAGCTCGGCAGCGGGATCGACGAGGCGGTGCGGCAGGCCGCCGTGGCCACCGAGCTCACCCATCTGGCCACGCTCTACCACGACGACGTCATGGACTCGGCTCCGCTTCGCCGGGGCGCTCCGAGCGCGCACGAGGTGTGGGGCAACTCCGTCGCGATCCTCGTCGGGGACCTGCTCTTCGCCCGCGCCTCGCAGCTCGTCTCCGAGCTCGGCCCCGTCGCCGTGCGGATCCAGGCCGACGCGTTCGAACGGCTCGTGCTCGGTCAGCTGCACGAGACCCTCGGCCCGGGGGCGGACGACGACCCGATCGCGCACTATCTGCGCGTGCTCGCCGACAAGACCGGCTCCCTCATCTCGGCCTCCGCCCACTACGGAGCCCTGTTCGCGGGCGCCGACGCGGAGATCATCGCCGCCGTCGTCGCCTATGGGGAGAAGGTCGGCGTCGCGTTCCAGCTCGCGGACGACGTGATCGACCTGATCTCCGACGCCGAGGTCACCGGCAAGACCCCGGGCACGGACCTGCGCGAAGGCGTGGCCACGATGCCCGTGCTGCTGCTGCGCGCCCAGGCCGCGCGCGGAGAGATCGATGCCGCCGGCACCGACATCCTCACCGCCCTCGAGGGCGACCTGAGCGACGACGCGTCACTGGCGGCCGCCCTCGATGCGCTCCGCGCGCACCCGATCCTGGACGAGTCGCGGGAGCTGGCGCGCCAGTGGGCCGCGGATGCGGTCGCCGAACTCGCGCCCCTGCCGGAGGGCCCCGCCAAGGACGCCCTGACGAGCTTCGCGGGCCTCCTGGTCGACCGCCTCGCCTGA
- the nuoN gene encoding NADH-quinone oxidoreductase subunit NuoN has translation MNPLQSTFVAPHIDWAALAPIVIVFAAAVASVLVEAFVPRAHRRLAQVGLSVVAMGAALVAVVWRWTEVSIQGPQELVAGAIHEDPAGLFGQGLVLVMSFLALLILADRVGGEDFFAPTAAAIPGSQYEEQARRAGLVQTEVYPLTLFAVLGLMVFTVAADLLTMFIALEVLSLPLYLLSGLARRRRLVSQEASLKYFLLGAFSSAFFLMGLALLYGYSGSIRLSEIATAVPQMVGMDGLLLAGSVLVLIGLLFKVAAVPFHSWTPDVYQGAPTPITGFMAAGVKIAAFGAILRFVYVVTPGIQWDLAPFLWTIAILTMIVGTVLALVQTDMKRILAYSAIAHAGFVLLGVISLEQSGIGAVLFYLLAYGLATVGAFGLVAMVRNRNADGTVTSEAGHLSQWAGLGRRSPLLALAMTLFLLSFAGIPLTSGFIGKFTVFSSAIDGGAWPLVVVAIIASAASAFFYIRIIVLMFFTEPAGEHTTVVAPEGMAQVAIAVCAIGTVALGIVPQGVLDLTAQASKFLL, from the coding sequence ATGAATCCGTTGCAGTCCACATTCGTCGCCCCGCACATCGACTGGGCGGCGCTCGCACCGATCGTCATCGTCTTCGCCGCAGCGGTCGCCTCGGTGCTCGTGGAGGCCTTCGTGCCGCGTGCGCACCGTCGGCTCGCCCAGGTGGGACTGTCCGTCGTCGCGATGGGCGCGGCCCTCGTGGCCGTCGTGTGGCGCTGGACCGAGGTGAGCATCCAGGGCCCGCAGGAGCTCGTGGCCGGCGCCATCCACGAGGATCCGGCCGGGCTCTTCGGCCAGGGGCTCGTGCTCGTCATGTCGTTCCTCGCGCTGCTCATCCTCGCCGACAGGGTCGGGGGCGAGGACTTCTTCGCCCCGACCGCGGCCGCGATCCCGGGCTCCCAGTACGAGGAGCAGGCCCGCCGTGCCGGTCTCGTGCAGACCGAGGTCTACCCGCTCACGCTGTTCGCCGTCCTCGGCCTCATGGTGTTCACGGTCGCGGCGGACCTGCTGACGATGTTCATCGCCCTCGAGGTGCTGTCGCTGCCGCTGTACCTGCTCTCGGGTCTCGCCCGTAGGCGCCGACTCGTGTCGCAGGAGGCCTCGCTCAAGTACTTCCTGCTCGGCGCGTTCTCCTCGGCGTTCTTCCTCATGGGCCTCGCGCTGCTCTACGGCTACTCGGGCTCGATCCGGCTCTCCGAGATCGCGACCGCCGTCCCGCAGATGGTCGGGATGGACGGGCTCCTGCTCGCCGGGAGCGTGCTCGTGCTCATCGGGCTGCTGTTCAAGGTGGCCGCCGTGCCCTTCCACTCGTGGACCCCGGACGTCTACCAGGGCGCACCGACCCCGATCACGGGCTTCATGGCGGCCGGCGTCAAGATCGCCGCATTCGGCGCGATCCTGCGGTTCGTCTACGTCGTCACCCCGGGCATCCAGTGGGACCTGGCCCCGTTCCTGTGGACGATCGCGATCCTCACGATGATCGTGGGCACCGTGCTCGCGCTCGTCCAGACCGACATGAAGCGGATCCTCGCGTACTCCGCGATCGCCCACGCGGGATTCGTGCTGCTCGGCGTCATCTCCCTCGAGCAGTCGGGGATCGGCGCGGTGCTCTTCTACCTGCTCGCCTACGGACTGGCCACCGTCGGCGCCTTCGGCCTCGTGGCCATGGTGCGCAACCGGAACGCGGACGGCACGGTCACGAGCGAGGCCGGGCACCTGTCGCAGTGGGCCGGACTCGGTCGCCGCAGCCCGCTGCTCGCGCTGGCCATGACGCTGTTCCTGCTGTCGTTCGCCGGGATCCCGCTCACCTCGGGCTTCATCGGGAAGTTCACGGTCTTCAGTTCGGCGATCGACGGCGGCGCCTGGCCGCTCGTCGTGGTGGCGATCATCGCCTCGGCCGCCTCGGCGTTCTTCTACATCCGTATCATCGTGCTCATGTTCTTCACGGAGCCGGCAGGTGAGCACACGACGGTGGTCGCGCCCGAGGGCATGGCCCAGGTGGCGATCGCGGTCTGCGCGATCGGGACCGTCGCCCTGGGAATCGTCCCGCAGGGCGTGCTCGACCTCACCGCGCAGGCGTCGAAGTTCCTGCTGTGA
- a CDS encoding NADH-quinone oxidoreductase subunit M → MPTQIAGQSILTLLILVPAVVALLIWAVRPLRAAARPIALVTSVVVLAGAGWLAGGFDIANASTPQFTQVAEWIPAFGASYAVGVTGLGLVMVLLAALLVPIVILSAWNEVTLPEGVTAKAALDYRRASYMALILVLEALMIAIFVAQDVFFFYILFEAILIPIYFMIGSYGGPNRRSAAIKFLVYSLAGGLIMLVGVIALYFQTDQGPSAFLLENVTNAVGGDATLQMWLFLTFFVAFAIKAPMVPVHTWLPDSAAQAPPGTSTLLVGVLDKVGTFGMIVLCLPIFPDASKAAAPVIIVLAVIAIIYGGIVAIGQTDVMRMIAFSSVSHFGFIVLGIFVGTTTALSGAMIYMVAHGLSIAGLFLISGFQTQRGGTQLMDSYGGMQRITPIIAGTWLISGFASLALPGLSGFVPEYQVLLGSFQNAVWIGIAAVIGIVLSALYILMSYQRIYTGPPNEKYRGMPDLDGREKTVAGVLIAAMLFLGFYPAPVLDAVNPIADTLAQIIGSAS, encoded by the coding sequence ATGCCCACACAGATTGCCGGACAGTCGATTCTGACTCTCCTCATCCTCGTCCCCGCGGTCGTCGCGCTGCTCATCTGGGCCGTGCGACCCCTGCGGGCCGCAGCCCGCCCGATCGCCCTGGTCACCTCCGTCGTCGTGCTCGCGGGCGCCGGGTGGCTCGCGGGCGGCTTCGACATCGCGAACGCCTCGACGCCCCAGTTCACGCAGGTGGCCGAGTGGATCCCGGCCTTCGGCGCCTCCTACGCCGTCGGGGTCACCGGCCTCGGCCTCGTCATGGTGCTGCTCGCCGCGCTGCTCGTGCCGATCGTCATCCTCTCCGCCTGGAACGAGGTGACCCTCCCCGAGGGGGTCACCGCCAAGGCAGCGCTCGACTATCGCCGGGCCAGTTACATGGCGCTCATCCTCGTGCTCGAGGCGCTCATGATCGCGATCTTCGTCGCGCAGGACGTGTTCTTCTTCTACATCCTGTTCGAGGCGATCCTCATCCCGATCTACTTCATGATCGGTTCCTACGGCGGGCCGAACCGCCGCAGCGCCGCGATCAAGTTCCTCGTCTACTCGCTCGCGGGCGGGCTCATCATGCTCGTCGGCGTCATCGCGCTGTACTTCCAGACCGACCAGGGCCCGAGCGCCTTCCTGCTCGAGAACGTCACGAACGCGGTGGGCGGGGACGCGACGCTGCAGATGTGGCTCTTCCTCACGTTCTTCGTGGCGTTCGCGATCAAGGCGCCGATGGTTCCGGTGCACACGTGGCTGCCCGACAGCGCCGCCCAGGCACCTCCGGGCACCTCCACGCTGCTCGTCGGCGTCCTCGACAAGGTGGGCACGTTCGGGATGATCGTGCTGTGCCTGCCGATCTTCCCGGACGCCTCGAAGGCGGCCGCCCCGGTGATCATCGTGCTCGCGGTCATCGCGATCATCTACGGCGGGATCGTGGCGATCGGGCAGACGGACGTCATGCGGATGATCGCGTTCAGCTCGGTCAGCCACTTCGGCTTCATCGTGCTGGGCATCTTCGTGGGCACCACCACCGCCCTGAGCGGGGCGATGATCTACATGGTCGCCCACGGCCTCTCGATCGCCGGACTCTTCCTCATCTCCGGCTTCCAGACCCAGCGCGGGGGAACCCAGCTCATGGACTCCTACGGGGGCATGCAGCGCATCACCCCGATCATCGCCGGCACCTGGCTCATCTCCGGATTCGCCTCGCTCGCGCTCCCCGGCCTGTCCGGCTTCGTGCCCGAGTACCAGGTGCTGCTCGGCTCCTTCCAGAACGCCGTCTGGATCGGGATCGCGGCCGTCATCGGCATCGTGCTCTCGGCGCTGTACATCCTCATGTCCTATCAACGCATCTACACCGGTCCACCGAACGAGAAGTACCGCGGGATGCCGGATCTGGACGGCCGGGAGAAGACCGTCGCGGGGGTCCTCATCGCGGCGATGCTCTTCCTGGGCTTCTATCCGGCGCCCGTTCTCGATGCGGTCAACCCCATCGCTGACACTCTCGCCCAGATCATCGGGAGCGCTTCATGA
- the nuoL gene encoding NADH-quinone oxidoreductase subunit L → MHVDLVNASWLLIAIPLVSAGLLLLLGRAADSWGHWLGVLASGASGVLAIALLIDFLGRAPADRAVDVHLYDWITGSALNVSAGLRIDTLSISFMLLVTFVGTLIHIYSVAYMKDDVARRRFFAYLNLFVASMLILVMADSYAFLFLGWEGVGVASYLLIGFWNQRTEYAVAAKKAFVMNRVGDMGMLVGMMVLFATIGAVDFETVFDAAAGTNEGVLTFAGIAFLIGACGKSAQFPLQAWLGDAMAGPTPVSALIHAATMVTAGVYLVVRSGPIFEGAPAAQLVVVIVGAITLLFGAIVGCAKDDLKKALAASTMSQIGYMMLAAGLGPIGYAFAIFHLITHGFFKAGLFLGSGSVMHGMNDVVNMRGFGGLSRYMKITWITFGAGWLAIIGFPGLSGFWSKDKIIEAAFVGEGWQPWVFGGVALLGAGITAFYMSRLFFMTFHGKERFNDGRNGLPGPEQHPHESPALMTIPMIILAIGSVGLGAFLAIGDRFSTWLAPVTGPVEHHEPVLSVPVITTATLVLVAIGVFLAWRQYAANEVPIAPPVGSVLTRAARVDLHQDDVNEALVGRPGLHLTRTLVYADGAVVDGAVRGLGSGTVGWGERLRRLQNGYVRSYSALMAVGVVASLVVVLAIRY, encoded by the coding sequence ATACACGTGGACCTCGTCAATGCCTCCTGGCTGCTCATCGCCATTCCCCTGGTGAGCGCCGGCCTCCTGCTCCTGCTGGGGCGCGCCGCCGATTCGTGGGGCCACTGGCTCGGCGTTCTCGCCTCCGGTGCCTCCGGTGTCCTGGCCATCGCGCTGCTGATCGACTTCCTCGGTCGCGCGCCGGCCGACCGTGCGGTCGACGTGCACCTGTACGACTGGATCACGGGCTCCGCTCTCAACGTCTCCGCCGGGCTGCGGATCGACACGCTGTCGATCTCGTTCATGCTCCTGGTCACGTTCGTGGGCACGCTCATCCACATCTACTCGGTCGCGTACATGAAGGACGACGTCGCTCGCCGACGCTTCTTCGCCTACCTCAACCTGTTCGTCGCGTCGATGCTCATCCTCGTGATGGCGGACTCCTACGCGTTCCTCTTCCTCGGCTGGGAGGGCGTCGGCGTCGCCTCCTACCTGCTCATCGGGTTCTGGAATCAGCGGACGGAGTACGCGGTCGCCGCGAAGAAGGCGTTCGTGATGAACCGCGTCGGCGACATGGGCATGCTCGTCGGCATGATGGTGCTGTTCGCGACCATCGGCGCCGTCGACTTCGAGACTGTCTTCGACGCCGCGGCCGGGACGAACGAGGGCGTGCTCACGTTCGCGGGCATCGCCTTCCTCATCGGGGCCTGCGGCAAGTCCGCCCAGTTCCCGCTGCAGGCCTGGCTGGGAGACGCGATGGCCGGCCCGACGCCGGTCTCGGCCCTCATCCACGCCGCCACGATGGTCACCGCCGGCGTCTACCTCGTGGTGCGCTCCGGCCCGATCTTCGAGGGGGCGCCCGCCGCCCAGCTCGTCGTCGTCATCGTCGGTGCGATCACGCTGCTGTTCGGGGCGATCGTCGGTTGCGCGAAGGACGACCTGAAGAAGGCGCTCGCCGCCTCGACGATGAGCCAGATCGGCTACATGATGCTCGCCGCCGGGCTCGGCCCGATCGGCTACGCGTTCGCGATCTTCCACCTGATCACCCACGGCTTCTTCAAGGCCGGCCTCTTCCTCGGATCCGGGTCGGTCATGCACGGCATGAACGACGTCGTGAACATGCGCGGGTTCGGTGGCCTGAGCCGGTACATGAAGATCACCTGGATCACGTTCGGGGCCGGCTGGCTGGCCATCATCGGCTTCCCCGGCCTGAGCGGATTCTGGTCGAAGGACAAGATCATCGAGGCCGCGTTCGTCGGCGAGGGCTGGCAGCCCTGGGTCTTCGGCGGCGTCGCGCTCCTGGGCGCGGGGATCACCGCCTTCTACATGTCGCGGCTCTTCTTCATGACCTTCCACGGCAAGGAGCGCTTCAACGACGGGCGCAACGGGCTTCCCGGCCCGGAGCAGCACCCGCACGAGTCCCCGGCGCTCATGACGATCCCGATGATCATCCTCGCGATCGGCTCGGTCGGACTCGGAGCGTTCCTCGCGATCGGCGACCGGTTCTCCACCTGGCTCGCGCCGGTGACCGGGCCGGTCGAGCATCACGAGCCGGTGCTGTCCGTGCCGGTGATCACCACCGCCACGCTCGTGCTCGTGGCCATCGGGGTGTTCCTGGCCTGGCGCCAGTACGCCGCGAACGAGGTGCCGATCGCGCCGCCCGTCGGCAGCGTGCTCACCCGCGCCGCCCGGGTCGACCTTCACCAGGACGACGTGAACGAGGCCCTCGTCGGGCGTCCGGGCCTGCACCTGACCCGCACGCTCGTCTACGCCGATGGCGCCGTCGTCGACGGGGCCGTGCGCGGCCTCGGATCCGGCACGGTGGGCTGGGGCGAACGGCTCCGGCGCCTCCAGAACGGTTATGTCCGCAGCTACAGCGCACTCATGGCCGTCGGGGTCGTCGCCTCCCTCGTCGTCGTGCTCGCGATCCGGTACTGA
- the nuoK gene encoding NADH-quinone oxidoreductase subunit NuoK yields MSMLNYLVLSGILFTIGTVTVLVRRNAIVAFMGVELMLNAANLMLIAFARIHGDLRGEVIAFFVMVVAAAEVVIGLAIIVSIFRSRVSASLDDVSLLKN; encoded by the coding sequence ATGAGCATGCTCAACTACCTGGTGCTCTCGGGCATCCTGTTCACCATCGGCACCGTCACGGTGCTCGTGCGGCGCAACGCGATCGTGGCGTTCATGGGTGTCGAACTCATGCTCAATGCGGCCAACCTCATGCTCATCGCGTTCGCCCGCATCCACGGCGACCTTCGCGGTGAGGTGATCGCGTTCTTCGTCATGGTCGTCGCCGCGGCCGAGGTGGTCATCGGCCTCGCGATCATCGTGTCCATCTTCCGATCCCGGGTGTCGGCGTCGCTCGACGACGTCAGCCTCCTGAAGAACTAG
- a CDS encoding NADH-quinone oxidoreductase subunit J has translation MTEPLTLSTGEGVVFWILAPLMVIGALGLIFSKRIVHIAVAVAGVMIGLAVLYTANEAPFLGVAQVVVYTGAVMMLFLFVIMLIGVDSSESLTETLTGQRWWAVLAGVGTLILLIAVTTRASLPEPVGLAAANADGNPVGVARLIFSEFVFPFELTGALLITAALGAITLTHRLRLTEKVGQPELASARMRAYGAGESSGTITVRPGPGVYARHNSADMPAIDAAGRPVDESVSSVLRVRGQFATPPQRLELGRGSATEVSELEDVSEFPVNTETEETRP, from the coding sequence GTGACCGAGCCACTGACGTTGTCCACGGGAGAGGGGGTGGTCTTCTGGATCCTCGCCCCCCTCATGGTGATCGGCGCGCTCGGGCTGATCTTCAGCAAGCGGATCGTGCACATCGCGGTCGCGGTCGCCGGCGTGATGATCGGCCTCGCCGTGCTCTACACCGCGAACGAGGCGCCGTTCCTCGGCGTGGCCCAGGTGGTCGTGTACACCGGCGCCGTGATGATGCTGTTCCTGTTCGTCATCATGCTCATCGGCGTCGACTCGAGCGAGTCCCTCACCGAGACCCTCACCGGCCAGCGCTGGTGGGCGGTGCTCGCCGGGGTGGGCACGCTCATCCTGCTCATCGCTGTCACCACGCGGGCGAGCCTGCCCGAACCGGTCGGGCTGGCCGCGGCGAACGCCGACGGCAACCCGGTCGGGGTCGCGCGGCTCATCTTCTCCGAGTTCGTGTTCCCGTTCGAGTTGACCGGGGCCCTGCTCATCACGGCGGCCCTCGGGGCCATCACGCTCACGCACCGGCTCCGGCTCACCGAGAAGGTCGGCCAGCCCGAGTTGGCGAGCGCCCGGATGCGGGCCTACGGCGCCGGGGAGTCCTCCGGCACGATCACCGTGCGGCCCGGACCGGGGGTCTACGCCCGCCACAACTCGGCGGACATGCCGGCGATCGACGCCGCGGGCCGGCCCGTGGACGAGTCGGTCTCCTCCGTGCTGCGGGTCCGCGGCCAGTTCGCCACCCCGCCGCAGCGGCTCGAACTCGGCCGCGGCAGCGCGACCGAGGTCTCGGAGCTCGAGGACGTGAGTGAGTTCCCGGTGAACACCGAGACGGAGGAGACCCGCCCATGA